Proteins from one Gossypium raimondii isolate GPD5lz chromosome 8, ASM2569854v1, whole genome shotgun sequence genomic window:
- the LOC105791719 gene encoding ATP synthase subunit delta', mitochondrial: MLRRASMLLARRPILAARARPFSTDLPAAPSADATFTEAWTKVIPNMDPPKTPLSFMQPRPPTPSSIPSKLTVNFVLPYASELATKEVDMVIVPATTGQMGVLPGHVATIAELKPGVLSVHEGSEVTKYFVSSGFVFIHANSFADIIAVEAVPLDRLDVNLVQKGLAEFTSKLSSATTDLEKAEAQIGIDVHSALNSALTG, translated from the exons ATGTTGCGTCGAGCATCGATGCTATTGGCCCGTCGACCCATTTTGGCAGCAAGGGCTCGACCCTTCTCCACTGATCTGCCAGCGGCTCCCTCTGCGGATGCCACATTCACGGAGGCGTGGACTAAAGTGATCCCCAATATGGACCCTCCTAAAACTCCTCTCTCTTTCATGCAACCTCGTCCTCCCACTCCTTCATCCATTCCTTCCAAGCTTACTGTCAATTTCGTCCTTCCTTATGCTTCTGAGTTGGCCACCAAAGAG GTTGACATGGTTATAGTACCAGCCACAACTGGGCAGATGGGTGTTCTTCCAGGACATGTAGCAACAATTGCAGAACTGAAACCTGGAGTTTTATCAGTGCACGAAGGAAGTGAAGTGACAAAGTATTTCGTCAGTAGCGGCTTTGTTTTTATCCATGCCAACTCTTTTGCAGATATAATAGCTGTTGAGGCTGTGCCACTTGATCGACTTGATGTTAACCTTGTTCAGAAAGGGCTTGCAGAGTTCACCTCGAAGCTGAGCTCTGCCACAACCGACTTGGAGAAAGCTGAAGCCCAAATTGGAATTGATGTGCACAGCGCACTCAACTCCGCCCTCACGGGCTAG
- the LOC105791717 gene encoding eukaryotic translation initiation factor 4G, which yields MSFNQSRSDKSEQQYRKSGRSASFNQQRSSSGAYGKGAGGVPAPSPSLSSSSSRSFKKSNNAQGGQSRGTSPAVNSSNANSGNAPAGHNVQNGAHVQSQLQGASDAAIASGTAKPTESATSQRSTRAIPKAPTSQPATMSSDSNNPTTPIKASGDASKAFSLQFGSISPGFMNGMQIPARTSSAPPNLDEQKRDQACHDSSFRSVPDKPTPAPKQQQPINDSVATVPSKSGEAHPAPKVKKDAQASVASPTNQPQKPSLLSLPLNPIQMPFNHQPQVSMQFGGPSPIQSPTSIQMPMHIPMGNAPQVQPPVFVPGLQAHPLSPQGMMHQGQGLSFSPPIGGQLPPHLGNLGMGIAPQYPQQQGGKFGLPRKTTPVKITHPDTHEELRLDKRTDTYPEGGPSGPRSHPNVPSQSQSIPSFAPSHSINYYSNSMFYPPPSSLPFSSSQISPNAQGPRFNYPVSQGHQNISFMNSAAAHGSVPGSVQVTVKPAAVSLGERVADSSLSSSLPAVEKGSTVQQPKPGTESLTSKSLSAAAKHSRVVPATNLDESLPSNSVSSAPAATSEESMLVIASNEGRKESLVKSISIKDHQKKMSKKGLIQPTNQSTSATSVASHTAEHGISSGSAVSETIEAKTALTSSSAVKDDSAPSVELKTESKREDLTSVSSDVSGTGSNVDSLNMVQDEQLKPETSGIKGEEGKTLLEEHLTDNATLEISSQPAPLNSKELKSNKGPALKAIATSNVPTSGTSQKVLTEDVGGNLENERVTDSRDVSPSRTAETTDFKGSHVDNTIASAAGSNEITVTKSFASDQQFDPVLAVDLSEPTSKYEREGVQVPSSNKTVPEVGRTKSNTTRGKKKRKEILQKADAAGTTSDLYMAYKGPEEKKETVASAESNSVGLNLKQTSRETPHADAIQSEKIAHKKAEPDDWEDAADISTTKLGTSDNGEKAHGRLGNHEKDGSGNIAKKYSRDFLLKFAEKCTDLPNGFEIASDIVEALMVTNTNSNASHFVERDSYGSSGRIMDRQFSGSRQDCRAGGMADDDRWIRQSGSFGPGRDLRLDLGYGAAAGFRPGQGGNFGVLRHPRGQAPLTYVGGILAGPMQPMGPQGGMARNNPDSDRWQRASNYQQKGLIPSPQTPLQMMHKAERKYEVGIITDEEESKQRQLKAILNKLTPQNFEKLFEQVKAVNIDNAVTLTGVISQIFDKALMEPTFCEMYANFCYHLAGELPDFSEDNEKITFKRLLLNKCQEEFERGEREQEEANKVEEEGEAKQSEEEREEKRIKARRRMLGNIRLIGELYKKKMLTERIMHECIKKLLGEYENPDEEDVEALCKLMSTIGDMIDHPKAKVHMDAYFERMTKLSNNMKLSSRVRFMLKDAIDLRKNKWQQRRKVEGPKKIEEVHRDAAQERQAQTSRLARGPGINAGTRRAPMDFAPRGSMLSSPGSQMGGFRGPPTQVRGFGGQDFRMDDRQSFEARTVSVPLPQRPMGDDSITLGPQGGLARGMSFRGPPGVSSAPLADVPPASGDSRRVATGLNGFNAPSERTTYGSREDLIPRYGTDRSAVPATYDHLSSQECGLNFGNRGPDNSFDRSSAASATGQRSSFTQNVPPEKGWSEERLHDMSMAAIKEFYSARDEKEVALCIKDLNSPSFHPSMIALFVTDSFERKDVERDLLAKLLVNLTKSHDGVLSQVQLVKGFESVLSTLEDAVNDAPKAAEFLGQIFAKLVMENVISLKEIGHLIHEGGEELGRLLEIGLAGDVLGSTLGAIKAEKGESVFNEIRASSDLPLEDFRPPDPKKSRLLETFL from the exons ATGTCCTTCAATCAATCAAGGTCCGATAAAAGCGAGCAACAGTACCGAAAATCCGGGCGATCCGCAAGCTTTAATCAGCAGCGGTCATCCTCAGGCGCTTACGGTAAGGGTGCTGGCGGCGTGCCTGCCCCTTCACCGTCTCTTTCTTCATCTTCCAGTCGAAG TTTTAAGAAGTCTAACAATGCACAAGGAGGGCAATCTAGAGGAACTTCACCTGCTGTGAATTCTAGTAACGCGAATTCTGGTAATGCTCCTGCTGGCCATAATGTACAAAATGGTGCGCATGTACAGTCCCAGTTACAGG gAGCATCTGATGCAGCGATTGCAAGTGGTACTGCCAAGCCGACTGAATCGGCCACCAGTCAGAGAAGCACCCGAGCTATTCCAAAGGCTCCAACTTCTCAACCTGCCACCATGAGTTCTGATAGTAATAACCCCACGACTCCGATTAAGG CTTCAGGAGATGCATCAAAAGCGTTTTCTCTACAGTTTGGGTCCATAAGTCCTGGTTTCATGAATGGAATGCAG ATTCCAGCTAGAACTAGCTCAGCACCCCCAAATTTGGATGAGCAGAAACGTGATCAG GCATGCCATGATTCTTCTTTTAGATCTGTACCGGATAAGCCAACTCCTGCTCCTAAACAGCAGCAACCAATAAATGATTCAGTTGCAACTGTTCCATCTAAATCCGGGGAGGCTCATCCAGCACCCAAGGTCAAAAAAGATGCACAAGCCTCTGTGGCATCCCCCACAAACCAGCCACAGAAGCCATCCCTTCTTAGTTTGCCCTTGAACCCTATACAGATGCCATTTAATCACCAGCCACAGGTTTCCATGCAATTTGGGGGACCTAGTCCGATTCAGTCTCCTACTTCAATTCAAATGCCAATGCATATACCTATGGGAAATGCACCTCAGGTGCAGCCACCAGTTTTTGTTCCAGGTCTTCAGGCTCATCCATTATCACCTCAGGGAATGATGCATCAGGGTCAGGGCTTAAGCTTCTCGCCACCCATAGGTGGGCAGCTTCCTCCCCATTTGGGCAACTTGGGAATGGGTATCGCCCCTCAGTATCCTCAACAGCAGGGAGGGAAGTTTGGTCTTCCTCGTAAAACTACCCCTGTCAAGATTACTCATCCTGACACTCATGAAGAATTAAGGCTTGATAAACGAACAGATACCTATCCAGAAGGTGGGCCATCAGGTCCAAGGTCTCATCCTAATGTGCCTTCTCAATCCCAGTCAATTCCGTCATTTGCACCTTCACATTCAATCAACTATTATTCCAATTCCATGTTTTATCCGCCACCAAGTTCTCTTCCATTTTCTAGTAGCCAGATATCACCTAATGCCCAAGGGCCGAGATTTAACTATCCTGTTAGCCAGGGTCATCAGAACATTTCTTTTATGAACTCAGCAGCAGCCCATGGTTCAGTACCAG GTTCAGTACAGGTTACAGTTAAGCCAGCCGCTGTTTCTCTTGGAGAAAGGGTTGCAGATTCCTCGTTGTCAAGCAGCTTACCAGCTGTTGAAAAG GGGAGCACTGTACAGCAGCCAAAACCTGGAACTGAATCTTTAACATCCAAGTCGTTATCAGCTGCAGCTAAACATTCCAGGGTGGTTCCAGCAACTAACTTGGATGAAAGCCTGCCATCTAACTCTGTATCCTCTGCCCCAGCTGCCACATCTGAGGAGTCTATGCTAGTCATTGCCAGTAACGAAGGCAGGAAGGAGAGTTTGGTTAAGTCCATCTCTATAAAAGATCATCAGAAGAAAATGAGCAAGAAAGGACTTATTCAGCCAACAAATCAG TCTACATCAGCAACCAGTGTGGCTTCCCACACTGCAGAGCACGGTATTTCCTCCGGCAGTGCAGTTTCTGAAACTATTGAGGCTAAAACAGCTCTAACATCATCATCAGCTGTTAAGGATGATTCAGCTCCTTCCGTGGAGCTGAAGACAGAAAGCAAGAGAGAAGACTTAACCTCTGTTTCATCTGATGTTTCTGGTACTGGAAGTAATGTTGATAGCTTGAACATGGTTCAGGATGAGCAACTGAAACCTGAAACTAGTGGAATCAAGGGTGAAGAAGGAAAAACTTTACTTGAAGAGCACTTAACAGATAATGCTACTCTGGAGATTTCTTCTCAACCAGCTCCCCTGAACTCTAAGGAGCTTAAGTCTAATAAGGGACCTGCCTTGAAGGCAATAGCTACCAGCAATGTTCCAACCTCAGGAACTTCACAGAAGGTTCTGACTGAAGATGTAGGGGGTAACTTAGAAAATGAGAGAGTCACTGATAGTAGGGATGTCTCTCCCTCTAGAACTGCTGAAACTACAGATTTTAAAGGTTCTCACGTTGATAATACCATTGCTTCTGCTGCTGGTAGCAATGAAATCACTGTTACTAAATCTTTTGCATCAGACCAGCAGTTTGATCCTGTCCTAGCTGTTGATCTCTCAGAACCAACTTCAAAATACGAAAGGGAAGGTGTTCAGGTGCCTAGTTCAAACAAAACTGTGCCAGAAGTCGGTAGGACAAAAAGTAATACAACTAGagggaagaaaaaaagaaaagaaattcttCAGAAAGCAGATGCTGCTGGGACAACTTCTGATCTCTATATGGCATATAAAGGCCCTGAGGAGAAGAAAGAGACAGTAGCAAGTGCAGAAAGCAATTCTGTCGGTCTTAATTTGAAGCAGACATCTCGTGAGACCCCTCATGCAGATGCCATACAAAGTGAGAAAATTGCACACAAAAAAGCTGAACCAGATGATTGGGAAGATGCTGCTGATATCTCTACAACAAAATTAGGAACTTCAGATAATGGTGAAAAGGCTCATGGAAGGCTTGGGAATCATGAGAAAGATGGAAGTGGAAATATAGCAAAGAAGTATTCCAGAGATTTCCTGCTTAAGTTTGCAGAAAAGTGTACTGATCTTCCAAATGGATTTGAGATTGCTTCTGATATTGTAGAGGCCTTGATGGTTACCAATACCAATTCCAATGCTTCTCACTTTGTTGAGCGTGATTCATACGGTAGTTCGGGAAGAATAATGGATAGACAATTCAGTGGATCTCGACAAGATTGCCGTGCTGGTGGAATGGCTGATGATGACAGATGGATTAGACAATCTGGTTCTTTTGGCCCTGGAAGGGATTTGCGCCTTGATCTTGGTTATGGTGCTGCTGCAGGTTTTCGGCCTGGTCAAGGAGGAAACTTTGGTGTTCTTCGGCACCCACGTGGGCAAGCACCTCTGACATATGTTGGAGGGATCCTTGCTGGCCCAATGCAACCTATGGGTCCACAAGGAGGTATGGCACGCAATAATCCTGATTCAGACAGATGGCAGCGAGCTTCTAACTATCAGCAAAAGGGGTTGATTCCTTCTCCACAAACTCCTTTGCAGATGATGCACAAAGCTGAAAGGAAGTATGAAGTGGGTATAATAACTGATGAGGAAGAATCCAAGCAAAGACAATTGAAAGCCATTTTGAACAAACTAACTCCACAAAACTTTGAGAAGCTCTTTGAGCAGGTAAAAGCAGTAAACATTGACAACGCAGTTACACTCACTGGTGTTATCTCACAGATCTTTGACAAAGCTTTGATGGAGCCTACTTTCTGTGAAATGTATGCGAACTTCTGTTATCATCTGGCAGGAGAGTTACCTGATTTTAGTGAAGACAATGAAAAGATAACTTTCAAGAGATTGCTACTGAACAAGTGCCAAGAGGAATTTGAGAGAGGAGAGAGAGAACAAGAAGAAGCAAATAAAGTTGAGGAAGAGGGTGAGGCTAAGCAGTCTGAAGAGgaaagagaggagaagagaatAAAGGCACGAAGACGAATGTTAGGTAACATTAGACTTATTGGGGAGTTGTACAAGAAGAAAATGTTAACTGAGAGAataatgcatgaatgcatcaagAAACTACTTGGTGAGTATGAGAATCCTGATGAGGAAGATGTTGAGGCATTGTGCAAATTAATGAGTACGATTGGAGACATGATTGACCATCCAAAAGCAAAGGTGCATATGGATGCTTATTTTGAAAGGATGACAAAGTTGTCAAACAATATGAAACTGTCTTCTAGGGTTAGATTCATGTTGAAGGATGCCATTGACCTGAGAAAGAATAAATGGCAACAGAGGAGGAAAGTTGAAGGACCTAAAAAGATTGAGGAAGTGCATCGAGATGCTGCTCAAGAGCGCCAAGCACAAACCAGTAGGCTTGCTCGTGGTCCTGGCATCAATGCTGGTACAAGAAGAGCACCCATGGATTTTGCTCCACGAGGGTCTATGTTATCTTCCCCTGGCTCTCAGATGGGTGGTTTTAGAGGGCCACCCACCCAAGTTCGTGGATTTGGTGGTCAGGATTTTCGCATGGATGACAGGCAGTCTTTTGAGGCTAGGACTGTGTCAGTTCCCTTGCCTCAAAGACCAATGGGTGATGATTCTATTACTTTGGGCCCCCAGGGAGGTCTTGCTAGAGGAATGTCTTTTAGAGGACCACCGGGGGTATCCAGTGCTCCCTTAGCTGATGTTCCTCCAGCTTCAGGAGATTCAAGAAGAGTAGCCACTGGTTTGAATGGTTTTAATGCTCCCTCCGAGCGAACTACTTATGGTTCGAGGGAGGATCTGATTCCAAGATATGGAACAGATAGATCTGCAGTGCCTGCTACTTATGACCACTTGAGCTCCCAGGAATGTGGCCTGAATTTTGGTAACAGGGGTCCTGATAACAGCTTTGATAGATCTTCTGCAGCTTCTGCCACAGGCCAAAGATCCAGTTTCACTCAAAATGTTCCTCCAGAAAAGGGCTGGTCTGAGGAGCGTCTGCATGATATGTCTATGGCAGCAATTAAAGAATTTTACAG TGCTAGAGATGAGAAAGAAGTTGCTTTGTGCATCAAAGACTTGAATTCTCCGAGCTTCCATCCCTCAATGATTGCTCTTTTTGTAACGGATTCTTTCGAGAGAAAAGATGTTGAACGTGATCTGTTGGCCAAGCTACTTGTGAATCTGACAAAGTCTCATGATGGTGTGCTGAGCCAAGTTCAACTTGTTAAAGG GTTTGAATCTGTTCTCAGCACATTGGAGGACGCTGTAAATGATGCTCCAAAAGCTGCAGAATTTCTTGGTCAAATCTTTGCCAAACTGGTAATGGAAAATGTGATATCCCTGAAGGAAATCGGGCATTTAATACATGAGGGTGGGGAGGAGCTAGGGCGTCTTCTGGAAATTGGACTTGCCGGGGACGTTCTTGGAAGCACACTGGGAGCAATTAAAGCAGAGAAAGGAGAAAGTGTGTTTAATGAAATTCGAGCAAGCTCTGATTTGCCACTGGAGGACTTTCGGCCTCCAGATCCTAAAAAATCAAGGTTATTAGAAACTTTTCTTTAG